The Opitutaceae bacterium genome has a window encoding:
- a CDS encoding DUF4279 domain-containing protein — protein sequence MSFPLPTATLRLSGDQLDPEEISRAISAKPSRSHRMGETLRLASGKERRAKSGAWILFADDFDRHHEIGDSVASILDKIKYPKSLAEISGVETGYIALALRINEQAEAGILPPEIVSRIAQLGLGLSFEVYAD from the coding sequence ATGAGTTTTCCACTTCCTACAGCTACGTTACGATTGTCCGGAGACCAGTTGGATCCTGAAGAAATCTCAAGGGCGATTTCGGCTAAACCGAGTCGCAGTCACCGCATGGGCGAAACACTTCGACTGGCGTCGGGCAAGGAGCGCCGTGCAAAAAGCGGAGCGTGGATTCTATTTGCAGATGATTTCGACCGGCATCACGAAATCGGAGATTCAGTAGCGAGTATTTTGGATAAGATTAAATACCCGAAGTCGCTCGCTGAGATTAGCGGAGTAGAGACGGGGTATATAGCGCTCGCATTGCGGATAAACGAACAAGCTGAAGCGGGGATTCTGCCACCGGAGATTGTCTCTCGGATCGCCCAGCTCGGCCTCGGACTGAGTTTTGAAGTGTATGCTGATTGA
- a CDS encoding transposase, with the protein MPRPLRMEFEGGVYHVINRGNYRQDVFKAERTKAAFLKCLNETCEKTDWRIHAWCVMSNHFHLAVETPQANLVDGMSWLQGTFSTRFNRLRKEQGHLFQGRYRSLIVDPGESLGSLCHYIHLNPVRAGLCDVSRLAKWPWSSACWLFNPRLREKWFEPEEFLRSSGNLADTTAGRRKYADYLEWLACDEQARKELRFDQMSKGWAIGTKSFKKDLLKDHQAYAAARRLGEVDLEDAREAALQEVLDVLLRKLGQSRKNIASDGKFEKWKIAVAAAMKSRTTVSNTWLKENLGMGSIHEISRQVSAWIRNPDGELQRRLK; encoded by the coding sequence ATGCCCAGACCATTGCGGATGGAGTTCGAGGGCGGGGTTTACCACGTGATCAATCGTGGCAATTACCGACAGGACGTTTTTAAGGCGGAACGGACCAAGGCGGCGTTCCTGAAGTGCCTGAATGAAACCTGTGAGAAAACCGATTGGCGGATACACGCTTGGTGCGTGATGTCCAACCACTTCCATCTGGCGGTCGAGACGCCGCAGGCGAATCTGGTCGACGGGATGAGTTGGCTGCAGGGGACATTTTCCACACGGTTCAACCGACTGCGGAAGGAGCAGGGACATCTCTTCCAGGGTCGCTACAGGAGCCTGATCGTCGATCCGGGCGAGAGTCTCGGTTCGCTCTGCCATTACATCCACCTGAATCCGGTTCGAGCCGGTCTCTGCGATGTTTCCAGACTGGCGAAATGGCCATGGTCAAGTGCCTGTTGGCTATTCAATCCCAGACTTCGGGAGAAGTGGTTTGAGCCGGAGGAATTTCTCAGGTCATCGGGAAATCTGGCCGATACGACGGCGGGACGGCGGAAATACGCCGACTATCTGGAATGGTTGGCCTGTGACGAGCAGGCCAGGAAAGAACTTCGGTTTGACCAGATGTCAAAGGGCTGGGCGATCGGGACAAAAAGCTTCAAGAAGGATCTGCTGAAAGACCACCAGGCCTATGCTGCGGCCAGAAGGCTGGGTGAAGTCGATCTGGAGGATGCGCGGGAAGCGGCTCTGCAGGAGGTATTGGATGTGCTGCTCAGGAAGCTGGGTCAGTCCCGGAAGAACATTGCGTCGGATGGCAAGTTCGAGAAGTGGAAGATTGCGGTGGCCGCGGCGATGAAGTCGAGAACGACCGTATCGAATACCTGGCTGAAGGAGAACCTGGGAATGGGTTCGATCCATGAGATCAGCCGGCAGGTCTCGGCGTGGATCCGAAATCCGGACGGGGAACTCCAAAGACGGCTGAAGTAG
- a CDS encoding ammonium transporter, translating to MSRITKYLPGLAGVAALTMAASAFGQDAAAAVDPYEAFTASPGFALFTAHNLWMMIAAALVFIMHLGFASLEAGLTQSKNTVNILFKNTMIPCIGILTYAIIGFNLMYPGFADDSSGILAFAGFGISVTDTASLTSDYAAGYTYWTDFLFQAMFAATAATIVSGAVAERIKLGPFLIFSTLFVAIVYPIGGAWKWGGGWLNMMETPFYDFAGSTIVHSIGGWGALAGVILLGPRLGKYLPGGKMKPILGHSMPLATIGVFLLWLGWFGFNGGSVLSADPALVSLTLVTTSIAASAGAVGSMFVSWTVLKKPDLSMVLNGVLAGLVGITAGADQMAAGSATIIGLIAGGLVVFSVLFFDKIKIDDPVGALSVHLVCGIWGTLAVGLFGNLAGGAQIVSQLIGIVSIGVFTFICAFILFFILKVTVGIRVSPEEETGGLDVGEHGMEAYPDFGRNS from the coding sequence ATGAGCAGAATCACTAAATACCTTCCCGGCCTGGCCGGAGTCGCGGCCCTCACGATGGCGGCCTCGGCGTTTGGACAGGATGCGGCTGCGGCCGTTGACCCTTACGAAGCCTTTACGGCGTCGCCGGGGTTTGCGCTGTTTACGGCGCACAACCTCTGGATGATGATCGCGGCCGCCCTAGTCTTCATCATGCACCTTGGATTTGCCAGCCTTGAAGCCGGACTGACCCAGTCGAAGAACACAGTCAATATCCTCTTCAAGAACACGATGATCCCGTGCATCGGCATCCTGACCTACGCGATCATCGGGTTCAACCTGATGTATCCGGGTTTTGCGGATGATTCCTCGGGAATCCTCGCCTTTGCCGGTTTCGGGATCTCGGTCACGGACACGGCGAGCCTGACCAGTGATTATGCGGCGGGTTACACCTACTGGACGGATTTCCTCTTCCAGGCGATGTTTGCGGCCACGGCGGCCACCATCGTATCCGGTGCCGTGGCCGAGCGGATCAAGCTCGGTCCCTTCCTCATCTTCTCGACCCTCTTTGTCGCGATTGTCTATCCGATCGGGGGAGCCTGGAAGTGGGGTGGTGGCTGGCTCAACATGATGGAGACGCCTTTTTATGACTTTGCCGGCTCCACCATCGTTCACTCGATCGGCGGTTGGGGTGCTCTGGCGGGAGTGATCCTGCTCGGACCACGTCTGGGCAAGTATCTCCCGGGTGGAAAGATGAAGCCGATTCTCGGTCACAGCATGCCTCTGGCCACCATCGGTGTCTTTCTGCTCTGGCTCGGCTGGTTCGGGTTCAACGGTGGTTCGGTCCTCTCGGCGGATCCGGCCCTGGTTTCCCTCACGCTGGTCACCACCTCGATCGCCGCGTCAGCCGGAGCGGTCGGTTCGATGTTCGTTTCCTGGACGGTGCTGAAAAAGCCCGACCTCTCGATGGTCCTGAACGGTGTGCTGGCTGGTCTGGTCGGCATCACGGCGGGAGCGGATCAGATGGCGGCGGGTTCCGCCACCATCATCGGTTTGATTGCCGGTGGCCTGGTGGTCTTCTCGGTTCTTTTCTTCGACAAGATCAAGATCGACGATCCGGTGGGCGCACTTTCGGTCCATCTGGTCTGCGGTATCTGGGGCACCCTTGCGGTGGGGCTCTTCGGCAACTTGGCCGGTGGCGCGCAGATCGTTTCCCAGCTCATCGGCATCGTCAGCATCGGTGTCTTCACCTTCATCTGTGCCTTCATCCTCTTCTTCATCCTCAAGGTCACCGTCGGAATCCGGGTGTCTCCGGAGGAGGAAACCGGTGGACTTGATGTCGGCGAGCATGGCATGGAAGCCTACCCTGATTTCGGTCGGAACAGCTGA
- a CDS encoding P-II family nitrogen regulator, with the protein MKLIIAIIKPFKLEEVKEALSEIGIEGMTVTEVKGFGRQKGHTEIYRGSEYTVDFLPKVKIEIVVVDELVAKTVETIVKGAKTGKIGDGKVFVVPIDEAVRIRTDERGDGAV; encoded by the coding sequence ATGAAACTCATCATCGCCATTATCAAACCCTTCAAGTTGGAAGAGGTGAAGGAAGCGCTTTCAGAGATCGGGATCGAGGGCATGACCGTTACCGAGGTCAAGGGCTTCGGCCGCCAGAAGGGCCATACCGAGATCTATCGCGGCAGCGAATACACCGTGGACTTCCTGCCCAAGGTCAAAATCGAAATCGTCGTCGTCGACGAACTGGTCGCCAAGACCGTCGAGACGATCGTCAAGGGCGCCAAGACCGGAAAGATCGGGGACGGCAAGGTCTTCGTGGTTCCGATCGACGAGGCGGTCCGGATCCGGACCGACGAGCGCGGCGACGGCGCGGTCTGA
- a CDS encoding VOC family protein: MLGRHKRFSYDRVFGFGWLTGLVSAVVLGFVLSGCSVNKPPVLPALMVDAGAASQAGRIVWRDLFVADIDRVRPFYESLFGWEFDASVDYGNFQLARLDGRPVAGFVLMDEDRTRDVTTQWVPNLLVEDVDAVAARFADGGTVLRAPVDLPDRGRVAVVEDAEEAPVLLLETRNGTPTPPTGAPGTFFWTELWSADEAISLPFYEQTVGYRRVPTPEGIDPSYRIIGVGGERQAGLVVIPYDGVRPHWLSYIAVDDPSAIAERAVALGGRVLIAPDETNGRVAAVLADPGGGVFGIQQWPLQTEEEVQP, from the coding sequence ATGTTGGGACGCCACAAACGTTTTTCCTACGACCGGGTATTCGGGTTCGGGTGGTTGACCGGGTTGGTCTCCGCGGTGGTCCTCGGATTCGTCCTTTCCGGATGTTCGGTCAACAAGCCGCCGGTTCTGCCTGCTCTCATGGTCGATGCCGGCGCCGCTTCCCAGGCGGGGCGGATTGTCTGGCGGGATCTCTTTGTCGCCGATATCGACCGGGTCCGACCGTTCTATGAGTCCCTTTTCGGGTGGGAATTCGATGCGTCCGTGGACTACGGCAATTTCCAACTCGCCCGGCTCGACGGGAGGCCGGTGGCGGGGTTCGTTTTGATGGATGAAGACCGCACGAGAGACGTCACTACCCAGTGGGTGCCGAATCTCCTGGTTGAGGATGTCGATGCGGTGGCCGCGCGATTCGCTGATGGCGGGACGGTTCTTCGGGCGCCGGTCGACCTGCCGGATCGGGGTCGGGTGGCAGTGGTTGAAGATGCCGAGGAAGCTCCGGTTCTGCTGCTGGAAACCCGCAACGGCACCCCGACGCCGCCCACGGGGGCTCCGGGCACCTTTTTCTGGACGGAATTGTGGTCGGCGGATGAAGCGATTTCCCTGCCGTTCTATGAACAGACCGTCGGCTACAGGCGAGTGCCGACCCCTGAGGGGATTGACCCGAGCTACCGGATCATCGGAGTGGGTGGCGAACGACAGGCCGGTCTCGTGGTGATTCCCTACGACGGTGTCCGTCCTCATTGGTTGTCCTATATCGCGGTTGACGACCCCTCGGCGATTGCCGAGCGGGCGGTGGCATTAGGGGGACGAGTCCTGATCGCACCCGACGAGACGAACGGCCGGGTGGCGGCGGTTCTCGCCGACCCGGGTGGTGGGGTCTTTGGAATCCAGCAATGGCCGTTGCAGACGGAAGAGGAGGTGCAGCCATGA
- a CDS encoding sulfatase-like hydrolase/transferase → MNSKSRRPNVLILYTDQQRWDALGANGNRAILTPHLDRLAAEGVSFVRHFVQNPVCMPSRVSFLSGQYPSALKITHMGVPVPEDTETAATLFGRAGYRCANLGKLHFLPHANRNHRDPHPKYDFDHLCISDEPGCYEDAYHAWVSRVAPDQLDLISPGLPPARAVFHEVMGIADPVVHPEVGQRFDFKGAQPARCSAGVTHSAFVAEQTMEFMRRSRDETFFCIAGFYSPHAPWIVPQEYLNLYDPETLPLPKYPQSVNDARPRTEGPECLYSDEQLRSACHGYYAMVSEVDAQVGRILDCLKELDLEEDTIVVFTSDHGEWLGDHLRFGKGAPGDDSIARVPLLFRYPGVVDRPGRSEGGLVEAVDVLPTLLELAGIPVPGHLQGSSLAPGLTRSAAVGKNSVLMEADGWKTLRTDRYRYRVCADGSESLWDLAKDPGEYEDLANRADCLEVLAEMRRALLEKIVAVERPLPRTWPY, encoded by the coding sequence ATGAATTCGAAGTCCCGGCGTCCGAATGTCCTGATTCTCTATACGGATCAGCAACGCTGGGATGCACTTGGCGCGAATGGAAACAGGGCGATCCTAACTCCGCATCTGGACCGGTTGGCCGCGGAAGGCGTCAGCTTCGTCCGCCATTTTGTCCAGAATCCGGTCTGTATGCCCAGCCGGGTCAGCTTTCTGTCGGGTCAGTATCCATCCGCGCTCAAGATCACCCACATGGGTGTTCCCGTGCCGGAAGATACGGAGACAGCGGCGACCCTCTTTGGCCGTGCCGGATACCGGTGTGCGAATCTGGGCAAGCTTCACTTCCTGCCCCACGCCAACCGCAATCACCGGGATCCTCATCCTAAGTACGATTTTGATCACCTCTGTATCTCCGATGAACCAGGTTGTTATGAAGACGCCTATCATGCCTGGGTATCCCGGGTTGCTCCCGATCAGCTGGACTTGATTTCGCCCGGATTGCCGCCGGCGCGCGCCGTGTTTCATGAAGTGATGGGAATCGCGGATCCGGTCGTCCATCCGGAAGTGGGTCAACGCTTCGATTTCAAGGGAGCCCAGCCGGCACGGTGCTCCGCCGGGGTCACTCATTCGGCCTTTGTCGCGGAACAGACCATGGAGTTCATGCGGCGGAGCCGCGACGAGACGTTCTTTTGTATTGCGGGTTTTTATTCGCCGCACGCCCCTTGGATCGTCCCCCAGGAATACCTGAATCTGTATGACCCGGAGACGCTGCCTTTGCCGAAGTATCCGCAGAGCGTCAACGACGCCCGGCCGCGAACGGAGGGGCCGGAATGTCTCTATTCGGACGAGCAACTCAGGTCCGCATGCCACGGTTATTATGCCATGGTAAGCGAAGTGGACGCCCAGGTGGGCCGAATCCTTGATTGCCTCAAGGAGCTGGATCTTGAGGAGGATACCATCGTGGTCTTCACGTCGGATCACGGTGAATGGCTGGGTGATCACCTCAGGTTCGGGAAAGGGGCGCCGGGCGACGATTCGATCGCGCGGGTACCGTTGCTTTTTCGCTATCCTGGCGTTGTGGACCGTCCCGGGCGTTCCGAAGGTGGTTTGGTCGAAGCGGTCGACGTCCTGCCGACCCTGCTCGAATTGGCGGGAATCCCGGTTCCGGGCCACCTGCAGGGTTCGAGCCTGGCACCGGGGCTCACCCGTTCAGCCGCCGTGGGCAAGAATTCGGTCCTGATGGAGGCGGACGGCTGGAAGACACTCCGGACGGATCGCTATCGCTACCGGGTGTGTGCGGACGGATCCGAAAGTCTGTGGGATCTGGCGAAAGACCCCGGCGAATACGAGGACCTGGCGAATCGGGCCGATTGTCTGGAGGTGCTCGCCGAAATGCGCCGAGCCCTCCTGGAGAAGATCGTGGCGGTTGAACGCCCGTTGCCACGCACCTGGCCTTATTGA
- a CDS encoding ATP-binding cassette domain-containing protein translates to MERDPARLMSDPAQPILSVKDLQMHFPVKGGVFLTAQAVCRAVDGVSLDIMPGETLGLVGESGCGKSTLGKCIVRLLKPTSGSVHYEGADLATLSNRQLKPLRRQIQMIFQDPADSLNSRHTVRGILEEPFIIQKIGSAESRRKRIDELLSLVGLPTTAADRFPFEFSGGQRQRIGIARAIALNPKLIICDEPVSALDVSIQSQILNLMLELQASFKLSYLFIAHDLAVVKHISDRIAVMYLGRIVELAGAEAIHRSPRHPYTRALISAIPVPDPNQKRKRIVLSGDVPSPINPPAGCPFHTRCPHVKEVCCQEVPKLREVTSDDGIPHQVSCHFDL, encoded by the coding sequence ATGGAACGAGATCCCGCCCGCCTCATGAGCGATCCCGCCCAACCCATCCTTTCGGTCAAGGACCTGCAGATGCACTTCCCGGTCAAGGGCGGCGTCTTCCTGACCGCCCAGGCCGTCTGCCGGGCCGTCGACGGGGTTTCCCTCGACATCATGCCGGGCGAGACCCTTGGTCTCGTGGGCGAGTCGGGATGCGGCAAATCCACCCTGGGCAAATGCATCGTCCGTCTCCTCAAACCAACCTCCGGTTCAGTCCATTACGAAGGTGCCGATCTGGCGACGCTTTCCAATCGGCAGCTCAAACCCTTGCGGCGGCAGATCCAGATGATCTTCCAGGATCCGGCCGACTCTCTTAACTCGCGGCACACCGTCCGCGGCATCCTCGAAGAGCCCTTCATCATCCAGAAGATCGGCAGCGCCGAATCGCGCCGCAAACGGATCGATGAGCTTCTCTCCCTCGTCGGACTGCCCACCACCGCGGCGGACCGGTTTCCCTTTGAGTTTTCCGGCGGCCAACGGCAACGCATCGGCATCGCCCGGGCCATCGCCCTCAACCCCAAACTGATCATCTGCGACGAACCGGTCTCGGCCCTCGATGTCTCCATTCAGAGCCAGATCCTCAACCTGATGCTCGAATTGCAGGCGTCGTTCAAGCTGTCCTACCTTTTCATCGCCCACGACCTCGCCGTGGTGAAGCATATCTCCGACCGGATCGCCGTCATGTACCTGGGACGGATCGTCGAACTCGCCGGGGCCGAAGCCATCCACCGCTCACCCCGTCACCCCTACACCCGGGCCCTCATTTCCGCCATCCCGGTTCCTGATCCGAACCAGAAGCGCAAACGCATCGTTCTCTCCGGCGACGTCCCGTCGCCGATCAATCCGCCGGCCGGATGTCCCTTTCACACCCGCTGTCCCCATGTCAAGGAGGTCTGCTGCCAAGAGGTCCCGAAGCTGCGGGAAGTGACGAGCGACGATGGGATTCCCCATCAGGTCTCCTGTCACTTCGATCTCTGA
- a CDS encoding ABC transporter ATP-binding protein → MEDNLLEVRDLVTGFDTDAGLVRAVDGVSFSVPRGKTLGIVGESGCGKSVTALSIMRLLPQPMGRILGGQIRLDGEDLVQLDHDTMRGIRGSRIGMIFQEPMSALNPVHRIGKQLCEVYLEHMDITPQMAMNLAIELLGHVGIPSPEIRVGEYPHQLSGGMRQRVVIAMALACKPSLVIADEPTTALDVTIQAQILELMQKLQFEMGMSIILITHDLGVIAETCDEVVVMYAGRVAESGPVREIFQNPKHPYTKGLLHSIPRLDHPHKTRLSIIEGMVPGLLDLPAGCRFQNRCPFREDRCAEAPPPLDVASTGHEVACFRWNEIPPAS, encoded by the coding sequence GTGGAAGACAACCTCCTTGAAGTCCGAGATCTCGTGACCGGATTCGACACCGACGCCGGCCTCGTCCGGGCGGTGGACGGAGTCAGCTTCTCGGTGCCCCGAGGCAAGACCCTGGGAATTGTCGGCGAGTCCGGATGCGGCAAGAGCGTGACCGCCCTGTCCATCATGCGTCTTCTGCCCCAGCCGATGGGACGGATTCTGGGCGGCCAGATCCGTCTCGATGGCGAGGATCTGGTCCAGCTCGATCACGATACCATGCGCGGAATCCGTGGGTCGCGGATCGGGATGATTTTCCAGGAGCCGATGTCGGCGCTCAACCCCGTTCACCGAATCGGCAAGCAACTTTGCGAGGTCTACCTCGAGCACATGGACATCACCCCCCAGATGGCGATGAATCTGGCCATAGAGCTGCTCGGCCACGTCGGCATCCCCTCCCCGGAGATCCGGGTGGGCGAATACCCCCATCAGCTATCGGGAGGCATGCGCCAGCGGGTGGTCATCGCCATGGCGCTGGCCTGCAAACCGTCACTCGTCATCGCCGACGAGCCGACCACCGCCCTCGACGTCACCATTCAGGCCCAGATCCTCGAACTGATGCAGAAGCTGCAGTTTGAAATGGGCATGTCGATCATCCTCATCACCCACGACCTCGGGGTGATCGCCGAGACCTGCGACGAGGTGGTCGTCATGTATGCCGGCCGCGTGGCCGAAAGCGGACCGGTCCGGGAGATCTTCCAGAATCCCAAACACCCCTACACCAAGGGTCTCCTGCACTCCATTCCCCGCCTCGATCATCCGCACAAAACCCGGTTGAGCATCATCGAAGGCATGGTCCCCGGCCTGCTCGACCTTCCCGCCGGTTGCCGCTTCCAGAACCGCTGCCCTTTCCGGGAAGACCGGTGTGCCGAGGCGCCACCTCCGCTCGACGTGGCCTCCACTGGACATGAAGTGGCCTGTTTTCGATGGAACGAGATCCCGCCCGCCTCATGA
- a CDS encoding extracellular solute-binding protein, producing the protein MKHDKPLFLALLAASSLLFLAGCGKSNSAETDTAEAPAQDVFPEMEAYYATKVSLPAAVFEDLEAGRITQEEVDEKAAAGAYPRFFRFATPEDIPAGLVWEDGSDLPEIGSPKAIKGGTRYQALQDFPRTLRRIGPDSNGGFRPYILDDVVMQFARRHPNDTSIGPDGFRYIPGIAESWASDKANKTVYVKINPAARWSDGPPITADDMMFTFFFYQSSYIKAPWYNNFYNRNYSNITKYDDLTFSITLREAKPDFASRVLELEPQPRHFYREMGEDFAERYQWRFVPTSGAYVVRDEDIKKGRSIALTRLKDWWAKDLKSWRYRYNYDRIHFSVIRDTAKMFETFRKGELDAFGLNLAEFWYDKLPNDDPLVANGYVKKATFYNDTPRPTYGLWMNESRPFLDNRDVRVGIQYATNWDLVIEKFYRGDYTRMRTTSDGYGEFTSSTIEPRGYSVDKALESFAKAGFTKRDTDGVLLNAEGQRLSFTLTTGYEALKDILTILREEALKAGLEFRLEVLDGTAAWKKVQEKNHDIQFSAFGVSPEMYPRYWETYHSVNAYDRAFLPDGTVNPARKPKTQTNNLQSIADTRLDRLIEKYRASEDVEEMKRLAFEMEEILYEDASFSPGFVAPFYRVGYWRWIHWPDDFNVKISQSAGEYFLDWMNVEEKKETLDARRKDEKFPVEIKVYDQYK; encoded by the coding sequence ATGAAACACGACAAACCACTCTTCCTTGCCCTGCTCGCTGCATCGAGCCTTCTCTTCCTCGCCGGATGTGGAAAATCCAACTCGGCCGAGACCGACACCGCAGAAGCACCCGCTCAGGATGTCTTTCCCGAGATGGAGGCCTACTACGCCACCAAGGTTTCCCTGCCGGCGGCGGTTTTCGAGGACCTCGAAGCCGGCCGCATCACCCAGGAGGAGGTTGATGAGAAGGCGGCCGCCGGTGCCTATCCCAGGTTCTTCCGCTTCGCCACTCCCGAAGATATTCCCGCCGGCCTGGTCTGGGAGGATGGAAGCGACCTGCCGGAAATCGGTTCGCCCAAGGCGATCAAGGGAGGAACCCGATACCAGGCCCTCCAGGATTTTCCGCGCACCCTGCGCCGAATCGGCCCCGATTCCAACGGGGGATTCCGTCCCTATATCCTCGACGACGTCGTCATGCAATTTGCGCGCCGTCATCCCAACGACACCTCGATCGGGCCCGACGGCTTCCGCTATATACCCGGCATCGCCGAGTCCTGGGCCTCCGACAAGGCGAACAAGACCGTCTACGTGAAGATCAACCCGGCCGCCCGATGGTCGGACGGACCGCCCATCACCGCGGATGACATGATGTTCACCTTCTTCTTCTACCAGTCGTCCTACATCAAGGCACCCTGGTACAACAATTTCTACAACCGCAACTACTCCAATATCACCAAGTACGACGACCTGACGTTCTCGATCACCCTGCGGGAGGCCAAACCGGATTTTGCCAGCCGGGTCCTCGAACTGGAACCCCAGCCCAGGCATTTCTATCGGGAGATGGGGGAGGATTTCGCCGAGCGCTACCAGTGGCGGTTTGTTCCGACGTCCGGGGCCTACGTCGTCCGGGACGAGGATATCAAGAAGGGCCGCTCGATCGCCCTGACCCGGCTCAAGGACTGGTGGGCAAAGGACCTGAAGAGCTGGCGTTACCGCTACAATTATGATCGTATCCACTTTTCGGTGATACGGGACACCGCCAAGATGTTTGAGACCTTCCGCAAGGGGGAACTCGACGCCTTCGGCCTGAATCTGGCCGAATTCTGGTACGACAAACTCCCCAACGATGACCCGCTCGTGGCCAACGGCTATGTGAAAAAGGCCACGTTCTACAATGACACTCCCCGGCCGACCTACGGCCTCTGGATGAACGAGTCCCGTCCCTTCCTCGACAATCGCGATGTCCGGGTGGGCATCCAGTACGCCACCAACTGGGACCTGGTCATTGAGAAATTCTACCGGGGCGACTACACCCGGATGCGCACCACCTCCGACGGCTACGGGGAGTTCACCTCGTCCACCATCGAACCGAGGGGTTATTCCGTCGACAAGGCGCTGGAATCCTTCGCCAAGGCGGGCTTTACCAAGCGCGACACGGACGGCGTCCTCCTCAATGCCGAGGGCCAGCGCCTTTCCTTCACCCTGACCACCGGCTACGAGGCCCTCAAGGACATCCTGACCATTCTTCGCGAGGAAGCCCTCAAGGCCGGACTGGAGTTCCGCCTCGAAGTTCTCGACGGCACGGCGGCGTGGAAGAAAGTCCAGGAGAAGAATCACGACATCCAGTTCTCCGCTTTCGGCGTCTCCCCGGAAATGTATCCGCGTTATTGGGAAACCTACCATTCGGTCAATGCCTACGATCGCGCCTTCCTGCCCGACGGCACCGTCAACCCGGCCCGCAAGCCAAAGACCCAGACGAACAACCTTCAATCCATCGCCGACACCAGGCTGGACCGGCTGATTGAGAAGTATCGGGCTTCCGAGGACGTCGAGGAGATGAAGCGGCTCGCATTCGAGATGGAAGAGATCCTCTACGAGGACGCCAGTTTCAGCCCGGGATTCGTGGCCCCGTTCTACCGGGTCGGCTACTGGCGCTGGATCCACTGGCCCGACGACTTCAACGTCAAGATAAGCCAGAGCGCCGGGGAATACTTCCTCGACTGGATGAACGTGGAGGAAAAGAAGGAAACACTCGACGCCCGCCGAAAGGACGAGAAATTCCCGGTCGAGATCAAGGTCTACGACCAGTATAAGTGA
- a CDS encoding ABC transporter permease subunit has product MRLNPLTAKKLRRFRQIRRGYFSLITLVALVVLSLFAELFINNRALAVRYDGHWSFTTYSRLRLGAEFGLTGDKAQIPVNYRELKDHFEAEGAGNRVILPLIPFGAYENDAYEGVFKPSPPSWQTRHLLGTDSTGRDILARLVFGFRIAIFFALAFMALTYLIGITIGCLMGYFGGIFDLVFQRLIEIWSNIPFLYMVIIVFSVIPASFAISTRILILLSIMVLFSWTGMTYYMRTATYREKSRDYAAAAIVLGASTPRIIFNHILPNTVSTIVTFMPFSVVAGITAITALDFLGWGLPPPTPSIGELLKQGTASLTTAPWIVSSAFAALVFVLTLVTFIGEAVREAFDPKKYTTYR; this is encoded by the coding sequence ATGCGACTCAATCCGCTCACTGCGAAAAAGCTAAGACGCTTCCGCCAGATCCGGCGGGGCTATTTTTCGCTGATCACGCTCGTCGCCCTCGTGGTGCTTTCCCTCTTTGCCGAGCTTTTCATCAACAACCGGGCCCTCGCCGTGCGCTACGACGGGCATTGGAGTTTCACCACCTATTCCCGCCTCAGGCTCGGAGCAGAGTTCGGCCTGACCGGCGACAAGGCACAGATCCCCGTCAACTACCGCGAGTTGAAGGACCATTTCGAAGCGGAGGGCGCCGGTAACCGGGTCATCCTGCCCCTCATTCCGTTCGGCGCCTATGAAAACGATGCCTATGAAGGTGTCTTCAAGCCGTCACCTCCCTCCTGGCAGACCCGGCACCTTCTCGGAACCGATTCGACGGGACGCGACATCCTGGCCCGCCTCGTCTTCGGATTCCGCATCGCCATCTTCTTTGCCCTCGCCTTCATGGCGCTGACCTACCTGATCGGCATCACCATCGGCTGCCTGATGGGTTACTTCGGCGGCATCTTCGACCTGGTATTCCAACGACTGATCGAGATCTGGTCCAATATCCCGTTCCTTTACATGGTGATCATTGTCTTTTCGGTCATCCCCGCTTCCTTCGCCATTTCCACCCGGATCCTCATCCTGCTCAGCATCATGGTTCTCTTCTCCTGGACAGGGATGACCTACTATATGCGAACCGCGACCTACCGCGAGAAATCGCGCGACTACGCCGCAGCTGCCATCGTCCTCGGTGCCAGTACGCCCAGAATCATCTTCAACCATATCCTGCCCAACACCGTCTCGACCATCGTCACCTTCATGCCCTTTTCAGTCGTGGCCGGGATCACCGCCATCACGGCACTGGATTTCCTGGGATGGGGACTTCCCCCACCCACCCCGAGCATCGGCGAACTCCTCAAACAAGGCACCGCCAGTCTGACCACCGCCCCCTGGATTGTCAGCTCGGCCTTTGCCGCACTGGTCTTTGTTCTCACTTTGGTCACCTTCATCGGCGAAGCCGTGCGCGAAGCCTTTGACCCGAAAAAATACACCACTTACCGGTAA